In one window of Desulfovibrio inopinatus DSM 10711 DNA:
- a CDS encoding adenosylcobinamide amidohydrolase, with translation MNTPFNTACSVALPALQGMRFQRTPDHVMLELPATWRACGSAPLGGGMTRARSCCILKVKESPYLPPTAYEPPEKTLATYCRKHGWKEPFIGMMTAASMKSCRIATSNRNGITLVLVLTSGLSNARRAGDKADFHPTAEATLPCGTINIIAATNANLTDAAMIEAIMITTEAKAAVLEKLAVKSPVSGLIATGTGTDSVAIACGEGPPLRWCGKHVPFGEMLAKTVIEALEMSLMWRT, from the coding sequence TTGAATACACCTTTTAATACGGCATGCTCTGTCGCTCTCCCTGCATTGCAAGGGATGCGATTTCAACGCACGCCCGACCATGTTATGCTGGAACTCCCGGCAACATGGCGGGCGTGCGGCTCTGCGCCTTTGGGGGGCGGTATGACTCGTGCGCGTTCGTGCTGCATACTTAAGGTGAAGGAAAGTCCTTACCTCCCACCGACGGCCTACGAACCTCCGGAAAAAACGCTGGCAACCTATTGCCGAAAACACGGGTGGAAAGAACCTTTCATCGGCATGATGACCGCCGCATCCATGAAATCCTGCCGCATTGCTACCAGTAACCGAAATGGCATCACCCTCGTTCTCGTCCTCACGTCGGGCCTATCCAATGCCCGGCGGGCTGGCGACAAGGCTGATTTTCACCCAACTGCGGAAGCAACGCTTCCATGTGGGACCATTAACATCATTGCGGCCACCAACGCGAATCTTACCGACGCTGCTATGATAGAGGCCATTATGATCACAACGGAAGCGAAAGCCGCTGTATTGGAAAAGCTGGCGGTAAAAAGTCCTGTCAGTGGACTGATCGCAACAGGGACAGGCACAGATAGTGTTGCCATTGCTTGTGGTGAAGGTCCTCCGCTGCGTTGGTGCGGTAAACATGTTCCCTTCGGGGAAATGCTTGCCAAAACCGTCATTGAAGCGCTTGAAATGTCGTTGATGTGGAGAACATAA
- a CDS encoding TonB-dependent receptor plug domain-containing protein → MRLFSVALIALLVLPVLSFAAERGDTPQTLPEMVVTGISEPAPKKELPVHVQVIDRDEIDHLGVDTLDELITKQIPGTAIKYPGAYTSMRVRGFETYKSPGANIDAKTLVLVDGNPLGSGNLSIIPLDNVERVEVMRGPGSVLYGASAMGGVINIITKRGKGDVSGKVSMEYGSFNHVQPRGSIQGSVADGAIGYSLAGRVTSDEQYDMGDGDRYDNTAYHDGAASGTLTISPSENHTFHILGNYFNAWNVGNPGPTYSPTRVANIDDTMKYLSMVYEGEAPSWDVNWRLAAWGGEHYYADNDTPYYQKSEIVTDQFGFDGRITVPTFSFGRFTLGGRWMSIYEKRDGDGVYAPNSSYDSWSIYGEEKITVGDFTFIGGARFDQYFLGIHSNDLISDVSSQNKTMEHISWRAGVNWQTTDWLALRLSAGSAFTPPDAYKFSGRYQMGTVSYVGNAGLKPEQSTTFEGGFNIDYKGLQLDGTLFHTLYYDAITSTSVPGSSPWQTWTNSDGWRLTGVEGFLSYTHPFEIKDHTLSVTPYINGIWYLERREEDTSIEQARGTDTILNLSEYSFTPGLQLDFDSLVSLDVNGQWQGPQKVVEWNYSSPRYGRAKDKDPFFILNARLTVNPLDCLSAYVKVDNITDEQYSYVDGYPMPGRTFAVGLEYTF, encoded by the coding sequence ATGCGTTTGTTTTCTGTTGCGCTTATTGCGCTCTTGGTGCTTCCCGTACTTAGTTTTGCCGCGGAACGCGGCGATACCCCCCAAACATTACCAGAAATGGTCGTCACGGGCATTTCGGAACCAGCTCCCAAGAAGGAGCTTCCGGTGCATGTCCAAGTCATCGACCGAGATGAAATCGATCATCTTGGCGTGGACACGTTAGATGAACTCATTACCAAACAGATACCCGGAACAGCCATAAAATATCCAGGAGCATATACAAGTATGCGGGTACGCGGATTTGAGACGTATAAATCCCCTGGAGCCAATATAGACGCGAAAACGCTCGTTTTAGTCGACGGTAATCCATTGGGCTCCGGTAACCTTTCCATTATCCCCTTGGACAACGTAGAGCGGGTAGAAGTGATGCGTGGTCCAGGCTCCGTACTGTACGGAGCTTCAGCAATGGGTGGCGTTATCAATATCATCACCAAACGCGGCAAGGGTGATGTATCCGGCAAAGTTTCCATGGAGTATGGAAGCTTCAACCATGTACAGCCTCGGGGATCAATCCAGGGGAGCGTGGCAGACGGGGCTATTGGATATTCTCTGGCTGGTCGCGTCACGTCCGATGAGCAATACGACATGGGAGATGGTGATAGGTACGATAACACGGCCTATCATGACGGTGCAGCATCCGGGACGTTAACGATTTCTCCATCCGAGAATCATACCTTCCACATTTTAGGAAACTATTTCAACGCGTGGAACGTGGGTAACCCAGGCCCCACGTACTCGCCGACCCGCGTCGCGAACATTGATGACACAATGAAATATCTTTCCATGGTGTACGAGGGCGAAGCACCATCGTGGGATGTAAACTGGCGTCTCGCAGCCTGGGGCGGGGAACATTACTATGCAGATAATGATACGCCCTATTATCAAAAATCAGAAATAGTCACCGATCAATTCGGTTTTGACGGTCGGATAACGGTTCCCACCTTCTCCTTCGGTCGCTTCACACTGGGCGGCAGGTGGATGTCCATTTATGAAAAACGAGACGGTGACGGCGTGTACGCCCCGAACAGTTCCTATGACAGTTGGTCCATTTACGGCGAAGAAAAGATCACCGTCGGAGATTTCACCTTTATTGGTGGAGCTCGTTTTGATCAGTACTTCTTGGGCATACACAGTAATGACCTTATCTCCGACGTATCTTCCCAAAATAAAACGATGGAACACATCAGCTGGCGGGCTGGGGTAAACTGGCAAACAACCGATTGGCTTGCGTTACGTCTTTCCGCCGGTTCGGCTTTCACTCCACCGGACGCGTATAAATTTTCAGGGCGCTACCAAATGGGGACCGTTTCCTATGTTGGCAACGCCGGTCTGAAGCCCGAGCAATCCACTACGTTTGAGGGTGGCTTTAATATTGATTATAAAGGCTTACAACTCGATGGAACGCTTTTTCACACCCTGTATTACGACGCCATTACCTCCACCTCTGTTCCAGGATCTTCCCCCTGGCAAACATGGACCAACTCTGATGGTTGGCGCCTCACAGGGGTAGAGGGATTTCTCAGTTACACCCACCCCTTCGAAATTAAAGATCACACGCTTTCCGTTACGCCATATATCAACGGAATTTGGTATCTTGAACGCCGAGAAGAAGATACGTCTATCGAGCAAGCACGAGGTACAGATACGATTCTCAACCTCTCTGAATATAGTTTTACACCAGGATTACAGCTTGATTTTGACTCCTTGGTGAGCCTGGACGTCAACGGACAATGGCAAGGTCCTCAAAAAGTCGTTGAATGGAATTATTCTTCTCCCCGATACGGTCGAGCCAAAGATAAAGACCCGTTCTTCATCTTGAACGCCAGACTCACCGTGAACCCGCTTGATTGTCTGTCAGCCTACGTCAAGGTCGATAATATCACGGATGAGCAATACAGTTATGTCGACGGATACCCCATGCCGGGAAGGACATTCGCCGTTGGTCTTGAATACACCTTTTAA
- a CDS encoding energy transducer TonB, with product MTKKTLLAIAITLSLVLHSGIGFLLLYNKTSDTGALVLNPIIDISLVPGGAGIPRNEDGTGFSYGSSDSHPSHIDTETTPQQNTTRTEVSRVTPLPSATPSLKTAASLRVKNKPISKVKKNNFSKKTQKIKPKKAVSQRPMRATRKKSTQANNATVKSVPRQSLNALSSNNTSVGSAGSSGSGPAGQAVKSHTLALGNGHSVGSTAGNGSGHSGAHVLKRVTPDYPAKAKKRRIEGKVIVAFTVTPTGTVENARVITAKPQGIFDHSALHAIIRWKFRPAFQNGRPVAVELRLPIVFQLR from the coding sequence TTGACGAAGAAAACGTTGCTAGCCATAGCCATTACCTTGAGTCTGGTCCTTCATTCCGGCATCGGGTTTCTTCTCCTGTACAACAAGACTTCTGACACAGGCGCATTGGTTTTGAATCCGATAATAGATATCTCTCTAGTGCCTGGTGGTGCGGGAATACCCCGTAACGAGGATGGCACGGGCTTTTCTTACGGTTCATCGGATTCGCATCCTTCGCACATCGATACAGAGACAACGCCGCAACAGAATACGACGCGTACAGAAGTATCAAGAGTCACCCCTCTTCCCTCCGCAACGCCTTCCCTGAAAACAGCGGCATCCTTGCGAGTGAAGAACAAGCCAATTTCAAAAGTAAAAAAGAATAATTTCAGTAAAAAAACACAGAAGATCAAGCCAAAGAAAGCGGTTTCACAACGCCCAATGCGCGCCACGCGAAAGAAGTCTACACAAGCAAACAACGCGACTGTGAAATCCGTACCTCGTCAAAGCCTGAATGCCCTCTCTTCCAACAATACAAGTGTTGGAAGTGCTGGCTCGTCAGGTTCCGGTCCTGCTGGTCAGGCGGTAAAAAGCCATACCCTGGCTTTGGGAAATGGTCACTCGGTTGGTTCAACGGCTGGGAATGGTTCAGGACACTCGGGAGCACACGTGCTGAAAAGAGTAACTCCCGATTACCCTGCGAAAGCGAAGAAACGACGCATAGAAGGCAAGGTTATAGTCGCCTTTACGGTCACACCCACCGGCACAGTGGAGAATGCGCGGGTCATCACGGCGAAGCCCCAAGGGATTTTCGATCATAGCGCTCTGCATGCAATCATACGTTGGAAATTTCGCCCAGCCTTTCAAAATGGACGACCCGTGGCAGTCGAATTACGATTGCCGATTGTTTTTCAACTGCGTTAG
- the asnB gene encoding asparagine synthase (glutamine-hydrolyzing), producing the protein MCGIAGFVYTTTDHIPPENVRRDTLVTMTDAIMHRGPDGDGQIINGPAALGHRRLSIIDLAGGSQPLTDTHGRAVVTFNGEIYNFQEIRTQLLARGHTFATNSDTEVLVAAYLEYGPACLNLFEGMFAFAIWDTTKKTLFAARDRFGKKPLFYTLQHGLFAFASELTALRKHPDLRFHVTKEALARFLSYLYVPTPQSIFKDVFKLKAGHYLTLENGQINTQCYWDLPGPLDRIDASEEEICSELRRLGQQAVSRRLVSDVPLGVFLSGGVDSSTVAALMAQISDKVKTFSIGFSEKSYDESQFAQLVADKYKTDHHVKILSAADCGSLLPEIVSRFDEPMADPSIVPTYLLSKVTRERVTVALGGDGADELFAGYEHFIGFNLIGKYLALPAVLRHKFIEPLARRLPMSTGYVNPRLVAEEIMAGAAVPRWLCIQTWLSALSPDMQMQLWNSPDRTLLDPNNLFASTRALFDASPSDIPLAKAFYAYAKQYLLDYILVKVDRCSMMHSLEVRAPFLDRDFAEFVARLPLRLKLKGTKRKYIMKKAFGDLLPDGIANRQKRGFLIPSALWLKTNLRPDLERLLGKKHLNDQGLFNPAYAQTLMDEHFSDIRDHRMPLWTMLVLQLWLEANAGDIVE; encoded by the coding sequence ATGTGCGGCATTGCCGGATTCGTTTACACGACGACCGATCATATCCCCCCGGAGAATGTCCGGCGCGACACCCTTGTCACCATGACCGATGCGATTATGCACCGCGGTCCGGATGGCGACGGCCAGATCATCAACGGCCCGGCCGCACTCGGGCACCGACGGCTCTCCATCATCGACCTGGCTGGCGGCAGTCAGCCCCTGACCGATACACACGGTCGGGCGGTCGTGACGTTTAACGGAGAGATATACAACTTCCAGGAAATCCGGACGCAACTCCTTGCGCGTGGACATACTTTCGCGACAAACTCCGATACGGAAGTGCTCGTCGCCGCGTATCTGGAATACGGTCCTGCCTGCCTTAATTTGTTCGAAGGTATGTTTGCGTTTGCCATTTGGGATACAACGAAAAAAACACTCTTTGCGGCACGGGATCGGTTCGGCAAAAAACCGCTGTTTTACACGTTGCAACATGGCCTGTTTGCTTTTGCCTCGGAACTCACTGCACTGCGAAAACACCCCGACTTGCGGTTTCATGTCACGAAAGAGGCTCTGGCCCGCTTTTTATCGTATCTCTATGTACCGACCCCCCAATCCATTTTTAAGGACGTGTTCAAGCTCAAAGCCGGGCATTATCTCACGCTCGAAAATGGGCAAATCAACACACAATGTTACTGGGACCTACCTGGACCTCTAGATCGTATTGATGCGAGTGAAGAGGAAATCTGCAGCGAGTTGCGTCGTCTCGGTCAACAGGCCGTTTCCCGGCGGCTCGTTTCGGATGTTCCCCTGGGGGTCTTTCTCAGCGGCGGCGTGGATTCATCCACCGTGGCCGCGCTCATGGCGCAGATCAGTGACAAGGTGAAAACGTTTTCCATTGGGTTTTCGGAAAAATCGTATGACGAATCCCAGTTCGCCCAACTCGTCGCCGATAAATACAAGACCGACCACCACGTCAAAATTCTCTCTGCCGCCGACTGCGGGAGTCTCTTACCAGAGATCGTCAGTCGCTTCGATGAGCCCATGGCCGACCCCTCCATCGTGCCGACCTATTTACTTTCCAAAGTCACGCGAGAACGCGTCACCGTCGCGCTCGGCGGTGACGGTGCTGATGAACTGTTTGCCGGGTACGAACATTTCATCGGCTTCAATCTCATCGGCAAATATCTCGCCTTACCCGCTGTTCTGCGTCACAAGTTCATTGAACCGCTGGCCCGGCGTTTGCCGATGTCGACGGGCTATGTCAATCCACGACTCGTGGCCGAAGAAATCATGGCCGGCGCGGCCGTCCCTCGCTGGCTCTGTATCCAAACATGGCTCTCGGCGCTGTCTCCGGATATGCAAATGCAACTCTGGAACTCCCCGGATCGAACATTGCTTGATCCCAACAATCTTTTTGCCTCAACTCGCGCTCTTTTTGACGCCAGTCCTTCGGATATCCCTTTAGCCAAAGCATTTTATGCCTACGCCAAGCAGTATTTGCTGGATTATATCCTCGTCAAAGTGGACCGATGCTCCATGATGCATTCGCTGGAGGTACGTGCCCCGTTCCTCGATCGCGACTTTGCCGAATTCGTTGCCCGCCTGCCATTACGTCTCAAGCTCAAGGGAACGAAGCGCAAATACATCATGAAAAAAGCTTTCGGCGACTTGTTGCCTGACGGTATTGCCAATCGGCAAAAGAGAGGATTTCTCATTCCGTCGGCACTCTGGCTCAAAACAAACTTACGACCCGATCTGGAACGGCTCCTCGGCAAAAAGCACCTCAACGACCAGGGCCTATTCAATCCAGCCTATGCTCAAACCCTCATGGATGAACATTTCTCAGATATCCGCGACCATCGCATGCCGCTGTGGACCATGCTCGTGCTCCAACTCTGGCTTGAAGCCAATGCCGGTGATATTGTAGAATAG
- a CDS encoding glycosyltransferase family 4 protein, whose protein sequence is MRYPKTAYVPLWFPLPSETFIFREFLNLRALGMDMAGYSIYGPARKRLSPQMRELQPEVRTLGIRATGEILSNLLYWKKRDPKTTAHLWKTVPFRRWSYLEAAGENMWCFAAGFTLARYYEEDGIEHIHSPWANGPATAAWVASTLTGIPFSFSARAGDIFPPDGALAEKMRAARFIRVNNAANIAHLSEIAPDCRDKIHLVYNSLTLSKQEPARLEMKPPYKLLALGRFARTKGYDYLLMACKNLKERGFPFKLTLAGSGFQEPKLKRLWKSLDLTDVVEFPGYVTHDKVTQLMIDHDVFIMPSIIHKTGDRDGIPNVIMEALSHRLPVIATAISGIPEVIENNVTGLLRPEKNPAALAEAIRAMCADPVRAKAMAEAGQERVLAMFDTATNTKQLATLYADQIFGTSSQ, encoded by the coding sequence GTGCGTTATCCCAAGACCGCCTATGTGCCGCTCTGGTTTCCGTTACCGTCGGAAACCTTTATTTTTCGTGAATTTCTCAATCTGCGCGCACTCGGCATGGATATGGCCGGATACTCCATTTACGGACCAGCCAGAAAACGGCTCTCCCCACAAATGCGTGAACTCCAACCCGAAGTTCGGACGTTGGGAATTCGTGCAACAGGCGAAATTCTCTCCAATCTTTTGTATTGGAAAAAACGTGACCCGAAAACGACCGCCCACCTGTGGAAAACGGTTCCGTTTCGCCGGTGGTCCTACCTGGAGGCGGCCGGAGAGAATATGTGGTGCTTTGCCGCTGGCTTCACCTTGGCGCGGTATTACGAAGAGGATGGCATTGAGCATATCCATTCGCCGTGGGCCAACGGACCGGCTACAGCCGCCTGGGTCGCATCGACCTTGACCGGTATCCCGTTTTCGTTTTCCGCCAGAGCAGGGGATATCTTTCCGCCCGATGGTGCCTTGGCGGAAAAGATGCGTGCCGCTCGGTTTATTCGCGTCAACAACGCCGCCAACATTGCCCATTTAAGCGAGATTGCGCCGGATTGCCGCGACAAAATTCACCTTGTGTACAACAGCCTCACCCTGTCCAAACAGGAACCGGCTCGCCTGGAGATGAAACCGCCGTACAAGCTCCTTGCTCTCGGCCGTTTTGCCCGGACCAAAGGCTATGATTACCTGCTCATGGCCTGCAAAAATCTCAAGGAACGCGGGTTTCCGTTCAAGCTCACGCTGGCCGGCTCCGGATTTCAGGAACCCAAGCTCAAACGCTTGTGGAAATCACTCGATCTCACCGATGTCGTGGAGTTTCCCGGCTACGTCACCCATGACAAGGTGACGCAACTCATGATTGACCACGACGTGTTCATTATGCCGAGCATCATTCACAAGACCGGAGACCGAGACGGGATTCCCAATGTCATCATGGAAGCGTTATCCCACCGTCTGCCCGTCATTGCCACGGCCATCAGCGGAATTCCAGAAGTCATCGAAAACAACGTGACCGGCCTGCTGCGTCCGGAAAAAAATCCGGCCGCTCTTGCCGAAGCGATTCGCGCCATGTGCGCCGATCCTGTTCGAGCCAAAGCCATGGCCGAAGCCGGTCAGGAGCGGGTACTGGCGATGTTCGATACAGCCACGAACACAAAACAATTGGCCACGCTCTACGCCGATCAGATATTCGGCACATCCTCACAGTAG
- a CDS encoding class I SAM-dependent methyltransferase — protein MQFSQTMSQSAYVNNVIQIHRPQVYLEIGVATGRTLFSPPFPPLSIGVDPAFSSTVPQTEQGTIMVFKMTSDEMFDKGIIDETLSGRHIDLAFIDGMHLCEYVMRDFINTVARCRKGSLILIHDMFPKSIEHASRERTQDVWTGDVYRFGVALMRYNPGFPIAFIGDTAGTGMALVRVVDPTLRFAVTPEEMTQFMLSLPPQQGVPILRKHALSVKSKTHILFLANQLKARRV, from the coding sequence ATGCAATTTAGCCAGACAATGTCCCAGTCCGCCTATGTGAACAACGTCATTCAAATACACCGGCCACAGGTCTATCTTGAAATCGGCGTTGCCACGGGTCGTACACTGTTTTCTCCTCCCTTTCCTCCGTTGAGCATCGGTGTTGATCCGGCATTCTCCTCCACGGTTCCACAGACCGAACAGGGAACGATCATGGTCTTCAAGATGACCAGCGATGAGATGTTCGACAAAGGGATTATCGACGAAACCCTATCCGGTCGACATATTGATCTTGCCTTTATCGACGGCATGCATCTGTGCGAATATGTCATGCGCGATTTCATCAATACAGTCGCACGATGCCGCAAAGGCAGTCTCATTCTTATCCACGACATGTTCCCCAAAAGTATTGAACATGCGAGCCGAGAACGTACACAAGATGTCTGGACCGGCGACGTCTACCGGTTCGGCGTGGCGCTTATGCGCTATAATCCCGGTTTTCCGATTGCCTTTATTGGAGACACCGCCGGCACAGGCATGGCACTTGTCCGCGTGGTCGACCCCACGCTTCGTTTTGCCGTTACGCCGGAAGAAATGACACAATTCATGCTCTCTCTCCCTCCTCAACAGGGGGTACCCATCTTGCGCAAACATGCCCTCAGCGTAAAATCCAAGACGCATATTTTGTTTTTGGCAAACCAGCTCAAAGCACGTCGAGTATAA
- a CDS encoding type II toxin-antitoxin system RelE family toxin: MAWRIEFEEAAKKELSQLDRSTQSRIIKYLRERIAPSESPRDFGEALRGNLSGLWKYRVGEYRLVVEIQDEEICVLVVRVGHRRKEYRGH, from the coding sequence TTGGCTTGGCGGATTGAGTTTGAAGAGGCAGCGAAGAAGGAACTGTCCCAGTTGGATCGGTCAACGCAATCTCGAATCATAAAATATTTGCGAGAACGGATAGCTCCAAGTGAGAGTCCTCGTGACTTTGGAGAAGCGTTGCGGGGGAATTTATCAGGGCTGTGGAAGTATCGCGTTGGTGAATATCGACTTGTTGTCGAGATTCAAGACGAAGAAATTTGTGTTCTCGTTGTGCGTGTTGGGCATCGACGAAAAGAGTATCGTGGGCATTGA
- the relB gene encoding type II toxin-antitoxin system RelB family antitoxin, whose amino-acid sequence MPTSIRLPEEIEQRLTHLAQATGRTKAFYIREAVLEHLDDLEDMYLAEQRLEDLRAGRSRTFTLDEVERELGLAD is encoded by the coding sequence ATGCCGACTTCCATCAGATTACCGGAAGAGATTGAGCAGCGACTGACCCACCTGGCGCAAGCAACCGGGAGGACGAAAGCATTTTATATTCGTGAGGCCGTCTTAGAGCACTTGGACGATCTTGAGGATATGTATCTTGCCGAGCAACGGCTTGAGGATTTGAGGGCGGGAAGGAGCCGAACATTTACGCTGGATGAAGTGGAGCGAGAACTTGGCTTGGCGGATTGA
- the cobI gene encoding precorrin-2 C(20)-methyltransferase yields the protein MNTSGKLYGVGVGPGDPELLTLKAVRILGQSDVVFAASSTKNDYSTALDIARPHLKEGTPVQHLPFPMTRDATALRAAWEANATLVADELRTGKTGVFLTLGDPSLYSTFGYLRRTLAQTAPDLTTETIPGITSFQAAAAKSGRCLAESGESLVVLSGVCDQTSLEEKLAHHENAVILKAYRNFEAIRHTVELTGTKNRALFATRMGLEGETIYDNIDEAPENPHYFSLVLITNDVP from the coding sequence ATGAATACTTCCGGTAAACTCTACGGCGTCGGCGTCGGCCCGGGTGATCCCGAGTTGCTGACCCTCAAAGCCGTTCGCATCCTTGGGCAATCCGATGTTGTTTTTGCAGCATCCTCGACAAAAAATGACTATTCCACAGCTCTCGATATTGCCCGTCCCCATTTGAAAGAGGGCACGCCGGTTCAACATCTGCCGTTCCCCATGACCCGTGATGCCACAGCGTTGCGTGCAGCCTGGGAGGCCAATGCCACCCTGGTGGCCGACGAACTCCGTACGGGAAAAACCGGTGTGTTTCTCACACTGGGAGACCCTTCGCTGTACAGCACCTTCGGCTATCTCCGTCGTACCTTGGCGCAAACGGCGCCGGATCTGACCACCGAAACGATTCCCGGCATCACGTCGTTTCAAGCTGCTGCAGCAAAATCGGGGCGCTGTCTGGCCGAATCCGGAGAAAGTCTCGTCGTCCTCTCCGGCGTGTGTGACCAAACATCTCTTGAAGAAAAATTAGCGCACCATGAGAACGCCGTTATCCTCAAGGCATATCGCAATTTCGAAGCCATACGTCACACCGTGGAACTCACCGGCACCAAAAATCGCGCTCTGTTTGCCACGCGTATGGGACTTGAAGGAGAGACAATATACGACAACATTGATGAAGCTCCGGAAAACCCACATTATTTTTCTCTGGTGTTGATCACCAATGATGTGCCGTAG
- a CDS encoding ABC transporter substrate-binding protein, with product MMLCTQAATVWAEPIVFTDDLGRNVQLEAPAKRIIALYGAFNEILAAMGLEDRIVGRTKADLLPPSIVDKPSIGTHMRPNVELVVGLRPDLVLQMGGRKDASLPVEQLQELGLTTAFFNVTDFPSLMRVITILGEATGQPDAASRLVDSMQHRLDAVKTRIPNGTRPSVFFEVRENTLLAAGTTSMVNAIIDAAGGQNAVTVNKKLVRTSEEELLRLDPDVYLYQEGAMNQSPTPPTDRPRYGGLHAVQSNRTYRVDEQEFSRPGPRNIDAVERLATWLYPETSSAETAQ from the coding sequence ATGATGTTATGCACCCAGGCTGCGACGGTCTGGGCTGAACCGATTGTTTTCACCGACGACCTCGGTCGCAACGTCCAGCTTGAGGCCCCGGCAAAACGGATCATCGCGTTATACGGCGCCTTCAACGAGATCCTTGCAGCCATGGGACTGGAAGACCGCATTGTCGGCCGCACCAAAGCCGATTTGCTGCCGCCATCCATTGTGGACAAACCGTCCATAGGAACGCACATGCGCCCGAATGTTGAATTAGTGGTCGGTCTTCGGCCCGATCTTGTTCTCCAAATGGGCGGCCGTAAAGACGCGAGCCTGCCTGTTGAACAACTTCAGGAACTCGGCCTGACGACCGCGTTTTTCAATGTGACCGACTTTCCTTCACTCATGCGCGTTATCACCATACTCGGAGAAGCCACCGGCCAACCTGATGCCGCATCCCGGCTTGTGGATTCCATGCAACACCGGCTTGATGCCGTGAAGACCCGTATCCCGAACGGCACTCGCCCGAGTGTCTTTTTCGAAGTGCGGGAAAACACGCTGTTGGCCGCGGGAACGACGTCCATGGTCAACGCGATTATCGACGCGGCCGGCGGTCAAAACGCTGTTACCGTCAACAAGAAACTCGTTCGCACCAGTGAAGAAGAACTGCTGCGCCTCGACCCCGATGTGTATTTGTACCAAGAAGGTGCCATGAACCAGTCACCGACACCTCCCACCGACCGGCCTCGTTATGGCGGTCTGCATGCCGTACAGTCCAATCGAACGTATCGAGTCGATGAACAGGAATTTTCTCGACCCGGTCCGCGTAATATCGATGCGGTCGAACGTCTTGCCACCTGGCTCTATCCTGAAACCTCGTCTGCGGAGACCGCACAATGA
- a CDS encoding ABC transporter ATP-binding protein: MIEAHDLDCGHGCTTILQHVSLQIQAGEMVGVLGPNGSGKTTLLLTLCGVLPPLRGTVHVDGHNLAGMSSKRRAAKSASVPQRLDAVFDMDVTSLVLMGRYPYLSLLGNYGPDDVRAAETAMQETGAWPLRHKNARALSGGELQRVLIARALAQSTGALFLDEASSGLDIGRKIEIHDLLLAKSRGGMAIVSAIHDLNLAAQYCSRLIFLQHGRIILDGPTTDVFTQDNLRQIYETPLTVFPHPVTGAPQCLPIPGSHRTVSEPDDVMHPGCDGLG; this comes from the coding sequence ATGATCGAAGCGCACGACCTCGACTGCGGTCACGGTTGCACCACCATCCTCCAGCATGTCTCGTTGCAGATTCAAGCAGGGGAGATGGTTGGCGTGCTCGGTCCGAATGGATCAGGGAAAACGACATTGCTGCTTACACTTTGCGGTGTCTTGCCACCACTTCGCGGAACGGTCCACGTGGATGGACACAATCTTGCCGGAATGTCTTCAAAACGTCGGGCAGCGAAAAGCGCCAGCGTTCCGCAGCGGCTCGATGCCGTGTTTGATATGGATGTGACAAGCCTCGTCCTCATGGGACGATATCCCTATCTTTCTTTACTCGGCAACTATGGTCCGGACGATGTCCGAGCCGCCGAAACCGCCATGCAGGAAACCGGAGCATGGCCCTTACGACATAAAAACGCCCGAGCACTCTCGGGAGGCGAACTCCAACGTGTGTTGATTGCCCGAGCATTAGCCCAAAGTACGGGAGCACTGTTTCTCGATGAAGCCTCGTCCGGTCTTGATATTGGTCGCAAAATTGAGATTCATGACCTGCTTCTTGCCAAAAGCCGAGGCGGCATGGCGATTGTTTCAGCCATCCATGATTTGAATCTTGCCGCCCAATATTGTTCCCGACTTATTTTTCTCCAACACGGCCGCATCATTCTCGATGGACCGACAACTGACGTCTTCACGCAAGACAATCTCAGACAAATCTATGAAACACCACTTACGGTCTTTCCCCATCCCGTCACGGGCGCCCCGCAATGCTTACCGATTCCCGGTTCTCATCGCACTGTGTCTGAGCCAGATGATGTTATGCACCCAGGCTGCGACGGTCTGGGCTGA